Proteins encoded in a region of the Pseudothermotoga elfii DSM 9442 = NBRC 107921 genome:
- a CDS encoding RnfABCDGE type electron transport complex subunit D → MKLLVKDAPHIRSNDSVRKIMIDVLIALLPAVIGAAIFFGWYALFLCAIGAVVAELVEWFIVRVLRKQKDFMPDLSAAVTGLLLAMNLPPTAPWWLLLIGILVAISVAKQAFGGIGQNIFNPALVGRVFLLISFPTLMTRWINPVQFFSTTPWDAISSATPLGILKQQGFSKAISAFSYTDLFLGNIGGCIGETSTLLLIIGFLYLWYRGRVNPVIPASYIGTVFLFASVMYFVNPEKFGSPLFHILTGGLFLGALFMATDMVTSPMTLRGQAIFGLGCGITTMVIRYFAGYPEGVSLAILLMNAVTPLIDRAFKPRVFGEVKS, encoded by the coding sequence ATGAAATTGCTTGTCAAAGATGCACCTCATATAAGAAGTAACGATTCTGTCAGAAAAATTATGATAGACGTCCTGATAGCGCTTTTGCCAGCTGTTATCGGAGCGGCTATTTTTTTCGGCTGGTATGCTCTGTTTCTTTGTGCTATTGGGGCAGTTGTCGCTGAGCTTGTTGAATGGTTTATAGTCAGAGTTTTGAGAAAGCAGAAAGACTTTATGCCGGACTTAAGTGCAGCTGTTACAGGGCTTCTCTTGGCGATGAATTTACCTCCGACGGCTCCATGGTGGTTGCTTTTGATTGGAATACTTGTAGCAATATCTGTTGCAAAACAGGCTTTTGGTGGAATAGGACAGAACATTTTCAATCCGGCACTGGTTGGAAGGGTATTTCTTTTGATTTCTTTTCCAACCCTGATGACGAGGTGGATCAACCCGGTACAATTTTTTTCAACAACACCGTGGGATGCAATAAGTTCAGCTACACCGCTTGGAATCTTAAAACAGCAGGGTTTCTCAAAGGCAATTAGCGCTTTTAGTTATACAGATTTGTTTTTGGGAAACATTGGAGGCTGTATCGGAGAAACGAGTACGTTACTTTTAATAATAGGGTTTCTCTATTTATGGTATCGTGGTAGAGTGAATCCTGTTATACCAGCTTCTTATATAGGAACTGTTTTTCTTTTTGCAAGTGTGATGTATTTCGTGAATCCAGAAAAATTTGGCTCTCCTCTGTTTCATATTCTCACCGGAGGACTTTTTCTTGGTGCCCTTTTCATGGCCACCGATATGGTAACAAGCCCTATGACTTTAAGAGGTCAGGCAATATTCGGCTTGGGCTGTGGTATCACTACTATGGTGATAAGGTATTTTGCCGGTTATCCTGAGGGCGTTTCTCTTGCAATATTGCTTATGAATGCAGTAACCCCTCTAATAGACAGAGCTTTCAAACCAAGAGTTTTTGGCGAGGTGAAATCATGA
- a CDS encoding RnfABCDGE type electron transport complex subunit G codes for MKEYLKMGVVLLIYCAVAGLALGLVYTLTKDRISLTELQQKINAIEKVLKDENGQYIVPIEEVKRQISRSGPVSNVIYEDSNGKVYSPVYKFESELGTVYVLSGSAIGYGGSVTIVASFVEKQEGLMLFSIRVTDFSQETPGLGARIGEEEIQKRFYPMEPSALENSVRVDKDANMTGLSVEEARQKGIAKVSDVMTGATITPRAVANAINAMLSYLKSGVKQ; via the coding sequence ATGAAAGAGTATTTGAAAATGGGAGTGGTTCTGCTTATTTATTGTGCAGTAGCTGGTCTGGCGCTCGGTTTAGTTTACACATTGACAAAAGACAGGATATCTCTTACAGAACTTCAGCAGAAAATAAACGCGATAGAAAAAGTGTTGAAAGATGAGAATGGTCAATATATAGTACCAATAGAAGAGGTTAAAAGGCAAATCTCAAGGTCTGGACCAGTTTCTAATGTGATCTATGAGGACTCAAATGGGAAAGTCTATTCGCCGGTTTATAAATTTGAATCAGAATTAGGCACTGTTTATGTTCTGAGCGGTTCTGCTATAGGTTATGGCGGGTCAGTAACAATTGTAGCAAGCTTTGTTGAGAAACAGGAGGGATTAATGCTTTTTTCAATACGGGTGACAGACTTTTCCCAGGAAACCCCGGGATTGGGAGCAAGGATAGGAGAGGAAGAAATACAGAAGCGATTTTATCCAATGGAACCTTCAGCGCTTGAAAATTCAGTTCGCGTAGATAAAGATGCGAATATGACGGGACTTTCGGTTGAAGAAGCCAGGCAGAAAGGCATCGCAAAAGTGAGTGATGTAATGACAGGAGCCACAATTACTCCAAGAGCAGTTGCAAACGCCATCAATGCAATGCTCTCCTATTTGAAATCGGGGGTGAAACAATGA
- the rsxE gene encoding electron transport complex subunit RsxE: MSAIKEFTKGFFKENPTYVQVLGMCPTLAVTTSAMNGLGMGIAATSVLTMSNIVISLIRKNVPKNLRIPIFITVIATFVTMIDLVMHAFTYDLWKTLGLFIPLIVVNCIIMGRAEAFASKNGVWTSFLDGLGVGLGFTGSLVLLGSIRELFGNGTIFGINIWGKAFNVFVMILPPGAYMTLGLLAALFAFIGLKKKQRGEKK; this comes from the coding sequence ATGAGTGCAATTAAAGAATTCACAAAAGGATTTTTTAAAGAAAATCCCACATACGTTCAGGTACTTGGAATGTGCCCGACTCTTGCAGTTACGACAAGCGCGATGAATGGTCTGGGGATGGGAATAGCAGCAACAAGTGTTTTAACTATGTCTAATATTGTTATATCCCTGATAAGGAAAAATGTTCCAAAAAACCTGAGAATACCAATTTTCATAACCGTGATAGCGACTTTTGTTACTATGATAGATCTTGTGATGCATGCCTTTACCTATGATCTGTGGAAAACTCTGGGACTATTTATTCCTCTTATAGTAGTCAACTGTATAATAATGGGACGAGCTGAGGCGTTTGCTTCCAAAAACGGTGTCTGGACATCCTTTCTTGATGGACTTGGAGTTGGCTTGGGATTCACAGGTTCCTTAGTTTTACTTGGCAGTATCCGAGAACTTTTCGGGAATGGCACGATTTTCGGAATTAATATCTGGGGGAAGGCTTTCAACGTTTTCGTGATGATACTTCCGCCTGGGGCTTATATGACTCTTGGATTACTTGCAGCTCTTTTTGCTTTCATTGGTTTAAAAAAGAAACAGAGAGGTGAAAAGAAATGA
- the rsxA gene encoding electron transport complex subunit RsxA, translated as MRIFLILFSALLVNNYVFIRFLGICPFLGVSKKMDTAVGMGFAATFVLVMSSVITWIINKLLIALQLQFLQTVTFILVIATFVQFVEFFLKKNSPSLYEALGIYLPLITTNCIILGVAILNAQTNYTLLESVFHALGAGLGFLLALVIFAGIRERLDLYDLPKSFEGLPIALILASIISMAFMGFQGLIKM; from the coding sequence ATGAGAATTTTTCTAATATTGTTTTCCGCACTTTTGGTTAACAACTACGTTTTTATAAGATTTCTCGGTATCTGTCCATTTCTTGGTGTTTCAAAAAAAATGGACACAGCTGTTGGAATGGGGTTTGCTGCTACATTTGTACTTGTTATGTCTTCGGTTATAACGTGGATTATCAACAAACTGCTTATAGCATTGCAATTGCAGTTTCTTCAGACAGTGACCTTCATTCTGGTGATAGCGACATTTGTCCAGTTTGTTGAGTTTTTTCTCAAGAAAAATAGCCCCTCTCTTTATGAAGCTTTAGGTATTTATCTACCTTTGATCACAACGAACTGTATTATCCTTGGTGTTGCAATTTTGAACGCCCAGACAAACTACACACTTTTGGAATCTGTGTTTCATGCGCTCGGGGCTGGGCTTGGATTTTTACTTGCCTTAGTGATTTTCGCCGGTATAAGAGAAAGACTTGATCTGTATGACTTACCAAAATCGTTTGAAGGTCTACCAATAGCTTTGATATTGGCGTCCATAATCTCTATGGCATTTATGGGATTTCAGGGCCTGATAAAAATGTGA
- a CDS encoding RnfABCDGE type electron transport complex subunit B: protein MVIVYSTLLMAVLGLAFGTFLAYSAKKFEVKEDPRVEMIKQILPGANCGACGYAGCEAYAKAVVAGKATFDMCIPGRPSGVSEKIREIMEKNAPN from the coding sequence ATGGTTATTGTTTATTCAACATTACTTATGGCTGTCCTTGGATTGGCATTTGGAACCTTTCTTGCCTACTCGGCAAAAAAATTTGAGGTCAAAGAGGATCCGAGGGTGGAGATGATAAAACAAATTTTGCCAGGAGCCAATTGTGGCGCCTGTGGCTATGCTGGATGCGAAGCATACGCGAAAGCTGTTGTGGCTGGTAAAGCCACTTTTGATATGTGTATACCTGGAAGGCCATCCGGGGTTTCAGAAAAAATCAGGGAGATAATGGAGAAAAATGCACCCAATTGA
- the dprA gene encoding DNA-processing protein DprA has translation MHPIEIFALSYFGKFSIEEIQKIKETYNSVSEILKSDFFQGNERFKAHYDEGFIQQQLKKIENFNVKLVDFWSEDYPELLKWTHSPPAVLFCLGNIQFLEDSRTVAVVGTRKATGYGIDVTKKMVTDLSRAGFVTVSGMAFGIDSSAHSTALNVGGKTVAVLGTGVDVCYPVSNKDIYEAILKNGCLVSEYPLGTKAAKQNFPARNRIIAGLCRATVVVEAPLNSGALITAKIAAEIGRDVFSVPGDINRKTSEGCNWLIKMGATPLTHVDQIFEYYGVEFKKEELSDNFISLFDSGPLLAEEVAERLKMDLSEVLSKLTEYELRGMISKTQSGHYNRV, from the coding sequence ATGCACCCAATTGAAATTTTTGCACTTTCATATTTTGGAAAATTTTCGATAGAGGAGATACAGAAAATCAAAGAAACTTATAATTCTGTGTCAGAAATCTTGAAATCAGATTTTTTTCAGGGCAACGAAAGGTTCAAAGCGCACTATGACGAAGGGTTTATTCAACAACAGTTAAAAAAGATAGAAAACTTCAATGTTAAATTGGTAGATTTCTGGAGTGAAGATTATCCGGAGCTTTTGAAATGGACTCATTCTCCACCTGCTGTATTATTTTGCTTGGGAAATATCCAATTTTTGGAAGATAGCAGAACTGTGGCAGTTGTTGGCACAAGGAAAGCGACAGGTTATGGAATCGATGTCACGAAAAAAATGGTTACTGATTTAAGCAGGGCAGGATTCGTTACAGTGAGTGGAATGGCTTTTGGTATAGACAGCTCGGCACATTCAACGGCCCTTAATGTCGGCGGGAAAACTGTAGCAGTTCTGGGTACAGGTGTGGATGTATGTTATCCTGTTTCAAATAAAGATATATATGAAGCTATTTTAAAAAATGGATGTCTGGTAAGCGAGTATCCGCTGGGTACTAAAGCGGCGAAGCAAAATTTTCCGGCAAGAAATAGAATAATAGCCGGGTTATGCAGAGCCACAGTAGTTGTGGAAGCACCGCTCAACAGTGGTGCTTTAATTACTGCAAAAATAGCAGCAGAAATAGGAAGAGATGTTTTTTCTGTTCCCGGTGACATAAACAGAAAGACAAGCGAAGGTTGCAACTGGTTGATAAAGATGGGTGCAACACCATTGACCCACGTCGATCAAATTTTTGAATATTATGGGGTTGAATTTAAGAAAGAAGAGCTTTCAGATAATTTTATATCTTTATTTGACAGCGGTCCTTTGCTTGCCGAGGAGGTGGCTGAAAGATTGAAAATGGATTTATCGGAAGTATTATCAAAACTTACTGAATATGAACTGCGGGGTATGATAAGTAAGACCCAGTCGGGTCATTACAATAGAGTTTGA
- the ackA gene encoding acetate kinase produces the protein MKILVVNCGSSSVKYQFIDMKGEKVLCKGLAERVGIEGSRLVHKVNEDKHVIEKPMKDHEEALKLILETLLDREIGVIRDLSEISAVGHRVVHGAERFASSILIDEEVMKVLEENIHLAPLHNPPNIMGIKAVQKLLPQVPNVGVFDTAFHQSMPRKAFLYPLPYEFYEKYRIRRYGFHGTSHRYVSKRAAEILGRDYYDFKVITCHLGNGASIAAIRHGKSIDTSMGFTPLEGLVMGTRSGDIDPAIVIYMQQNLSIPVEEVYNILNKKSGVLGLSKLSSDMRDIEDAAESGNEMAQLALEIYIYRIAKYIGAYTAAMNGVDAIVFTAGVGENSPYVREKVCDYLGFLGVKIDRNLNNVKGVERIVSAPDSRVAILIVPTNEELVIARDTKQIVESGIKELKLF, from the coding sequence GTGAAAATACTTGTGGTCAATTGTGGCAGTTCATCTGTGAAGTATCAGTTTATTGACATGAAAGGTGAAAAAGTTTTGTGCAAAGGTCTGGCTGAGAGAGTTGGTATCGAGGGAAGCAGGCTTGTTCACAAAGTCAACGAAGATAAACATGTGATTGAAAAACCCATGAAAGATCATGAAGAAGCTTTGAAACTTATTCTGGAAACGTTACTTGATCGAGAGATAGGTGTTATCCGCGATCTATCGGAAATCTCTGCTGTTGGTCATCGGGTAGTGCATGGTGCAGAGAGATTTGCAAGTTCGATTTTAATTGATGAGGAAGTTATGAAGGTGCTGGAAGAGAATATTCACCTTGCACCTTTGCATAATCCTCCAAATATAATGGGTATAAAGGCTGTTCAAAAATTGTTGCCTCAGGTTCCAAATGTTGGCGTTTTCGATACAGCTTTTCATCAATCAATGCCCAGAAAAGCCTTCCTCTATCCTTTGCCATATGAATTTTATGAAAAATACAGGATCAGGAGATATGGTTTTCACGGCACAAGCCACAGATACGTCTCAAAAAGGGCGGCAGAAATACTCGGGCGGGATTATTATGACTTTAAAGTTATAACATGCCATCTGGGTAACGGTGCTTCGATTGCCGCTATAAGACATGGTAAATCGATAGACACGTCTATGGGCTTTACTCCTCTTGAGGGCCTTGTTATGGGGACCAGATCAGGCGACATAGATCCGGCGATAGTTATTTATATGCAGCAAAATCTAAGTATACCCGTGGAGGAAGTTTACAATATTTTGAACAAAAAAAGTGGCGTACTTGGTTTAAGCAAACTGAGTTCCGATATGAGAGATATTGAAGATGCTGCAGAATCAGGAAACGAAATGGCGCAACTTGCACTTGAAATATATATATACAGAATTGCAAAATATATAGGTGCTTATACGGCCGCAATGAATGGTGTCGATGCGATAGTTTTTACAGCAGGTGTTGGTGAGAATTCCCCATACGTTAGAGAAAAAGTATGTGATTATCTTGGGTTTCTTGGAGTCAAGATTGACAGAAATCTCAATAACGTGAAAGGCGTTGAAAGGATTGTCAGCGCGCCAGATTCCAGAGTCGCAATTCTGATTGTTCCAACAAACGAAGAATTGGTGATAGCAAGAGATACGAAACAAATTGTTGAAAGTGGGATCAAAGAACTTAAACTCTTTTGA
- a CDS encoding tRNA1(Val) (adenine(37)-N6)-methyltransferase: MENLNFENRFDPDILNSIFTPNSSDFYRITHATTLLAWYSKPKKDQRKVIELGCATGVVCAYIASKYNRYVVGIDKDHDLIHLAQRTVQMNNLYGKVDLVNISCKDVSKFFAAESFDMVISNPPHHITGVPSPNEKRRQTRTTDFETVREFVEAAAYLLKNRGEFVFVLSPTHLIFWINEFLRKKMQPKKILPVYGSSRRDAVLILMRGTKNGGIGFSLEPPIILKRV, translated from the coding sequence TTGGAAAATCTGAATTTCGAAAATAGATTTGATCCAGATATTTTAAACTCTATCTTTACGCCCAATAGCAGTGATTTTTATAGAATCACACATGCAACAACTCTTTTAGCCTGGTATTCAAAACCAAAAAAAGATCAGCGAAAGGTTATAGAACTTGGCTGTGCCACCGGTGTTGTGTGCGCCTACATAGCCTCAAAGTACAATCGTTATGTGGTAGGCATAGATAAAGACCATGATTTGATTCATCTTGCTCAGCGAACTGTTCAGATGAACAATCTATACGGAAAAGTCGATTTAGTTAATATTTCCTGCAAAGATGTTTCAAAGTTCTTTGCTGCAGAATCTTTTGACATGGTTATATCCAATCCTCCTCACCACATAACAGGTGTACCGAGCCCTAACGAGAAGAGGAGGCAAACAAGAACAACTGATTTTGAAACTGTGAGGGAATTTGTAGAGGCAGCAGCATATCTTTTAAAAAACAGGGGTGAATTTGTGTTCGTGCTGTCACCCACTCACCTGATTTTCTGGATAAATGAGTTTTTGAGAAAAAAAATGCAACCCAAAAAAATTTTGCCTGTCTATGGATCTTCCAGAAGAGATGCTGTACTCATATTGATGCGTGGAACAAAAAACGGGGGTATCGGATTTTCACTCGAACCCCCGATTATTCTCAAAAGAGTTTAA
- a CDS encoding ABC transporter ATP-binding protein gives MIKQFLRKYWYRYALGILVLIFVDLFQLFIPRIVGQVVDHLKTQPNLDYVSTMVAWIVGIAIGMAILRFLWRFFIIGTSRRFEYMTRNFLFEKLLSLSTGYFDQNRSGDLMAKLTNDLQAVRMALAQGVVLSVDASFMAVMTILFMGRVVSWRLTSLASIPLPALALIALFFGKLIHKRFMNVQRQYSSLSEWTEETISGVRIVKSFAANDKIHYLFNKRSFQNYEAAMSLAKVASLFFPLMMLFASISHVLALGFGGPMVIKGDVTLGEFIAFNSYLGMLTWPMMALGWVLNVIQRGRASYKRLMEIVQEKPQVEEPEAPVEIKEINTVEYKNLTYRYPGTDRWVLKNVSFSFSRGDMIGIVGTVGSGKSTIVKLLAKLYPVERGKIFINRVDINDISSVNIRQLIAFVPQESFLFSDSVLKNIAFAQKDIDFKKAVHYAELASVHDEIESFDHGYDTVVGERGVTLSGGQKQRVTIARALYMEKDLIVFDDCLSAVDPETEEKIITALRENYREKTMIVITHRLKVLKDADLIIVLDDGKLIEKGRHEELMALNGMYARMFRKQMIEEELESE, from the coding sequence ATGATAAAACAATTCTTAAGGAAGTACTGGTACAGATATGCACTCGGGATACTTGTGCTCATTTTTGTCGACCTTTTTCAGCTTTTCATTCCAAGAATAGTTGGTCAGGTTGTTGATCATTTGAAAACCCAGCCCAATCTCGATTATGTTTCAACAATGGTTGCCTGGATAGTGGGTATCGCAATCGGAATGGCCATTTTGAGATTTCTATGGAGGTTCTTCATCATAGGCACATCCAGAAGGTTTGAATATATGACGAGAAACTTTTTATTTGAAAAATTGTTATCTCTCTCCACAGGATATTTTGATCAAAATCGGAGTGGAGATTTGATGGCGAAACTTACCAACGATTTACAGGCAGTGCGAATGGCACTTGCACAAGGCGTTGTTCTATCTGTAGACGCCTCATTTATGGCTGTGATGACTATTCTTTTTATGGGGAGAGTTGTGAGCTGGCGTCTGACTTCACTGGCTTCAATCCCCTTACCGGCACTCGCGCTGATAGCTTTGTTTTTTGGAAAATTGATACATAAAAGATTTATGAACGTTCAAAGGCAATACTCCTCATTAAGCGAGTGGACTGAAGAAACAATTTCTGGGGTGAGAATAGTAAAGAGTTTCGCAGCAAACGACAAAATCCACTACCTGTTTAACAAAAGATCATTTCAAAATTACGAAGCAGCGATGTCCCTTGCAAAAGTTGCATCTCTTTTCTTTCCGCTGATGATGTTGTTTGCTTCAATATCGCATGTTCTGGCACTTGGATTTGGCGGTCCAATGGTTATAAAAGGAGATGTAACCCTCGGCGAATTCATAGCGTTTAATTCCTACCTTGGTATGTTAACATGGCCTATGATGGCTCTTGGATGGGTATTAAATGTTATTCAGCGGGGAAGAGCTTCTTACAAAAGACTCATGGAAATAGTACAGGAAAAACCACAGGTGGAAGAACCAGAAGCCCCTGTTGAGATAAAAGAAATCAATACCGTGGAGTATAAAAATCTAACCTATAGATATCCCGGGACTGACAGATGGGTCCTCAAGAATGTGAGTTTTTCCTTCTCCAGAGGAGATATGATCGGTATAGTAGGCACAGTCGGAAGCGGTAAATCCACTATAGTGAAGCTCCTCGCCAAGCTTTACCCGGTTGAGCGTGGAAAGATATTCATAAACAGAGTTGATATAAACGATATATCTTCAGTTAATATAAGACAGTTAATAGCCTTTGTACCCCAGGAATCTTTTCTTTTTTCCGACAGTGTACTTAAAAACATTGCTTTTGCGCAAAAAGATATTGATTTCAAAAAAGCAGTCCATTATGCAGAATTGGCATCTGTTCATGACGAAATAGAGTCTTTCGATCATGGATACGATACAGTTGTTGGCGAGAGAGGAGTCACTTTATCTGGAGGGCAAAAGCAGAGAGTTACTATAGCCAGAGCACTCTATATGGAGAAAGATCTAATAGTTTTTGATGACTGCCTATCAGCAGTTGATCCCGAAACAGAGGAAAAAATTATAACGGCATTGAGGGAAAATTATCGAGAAAAGACGATGATTGTTATTACCCACAGACTGAAAGTACTTAAAGATGCAGACCTTATAATAGTGCTTGATGACGGAAAACTCATCGAAAAAGGAAGGCACGAAGAGCTCATGGCATTAAACGGCATGTATGCAAGAATGTTCAGAAAACAGATGATCGAGGAGGAACTCGAAAGTGAATAA
- the aspC gene encoding aspartate aminotransferase yields the protein MNLSKNVSAMPVSKTLEINAIASNLKKNGVDVVNLTAGEPDFPTPEPIVEAAIEAMKKNLTKYTDSSGIPELREKIAYHISKKYCLNCSADQIVVSNGGKQAIFNTLAAVLSEGDEVIIIDPCWVSYEPMVLLLSAKAIHVKAKIEDGFSPKIDEIEKAISSKTKAIIINTPNNPTGAVYSEETLSKIYELAKRHDLLIISDEVYETLTYDQEHISMLKISKGDRTVLINGFSKSHSMTGWRIGYLMAPVQIAKAAGKVQAHITSNINTITQYAALKAFDVDVSYMRKRFKERRELVCSLLSEIGVKYFEPKGAFYVMIDVSEFGKNDIDFCKELLNDYHVALVPGSAFNAPGFARLSFATSEETLKKGIERIKKFAGR from the coding sequence ATGAATCTGTCAAAAAATGTTTCTGCAATGCCTGTTTCGAAAACTCTCGAGATCAACGCGATAGCAAGCAACCTTAAGAAAAATGGGGTTGACGTGGTAAACCTGACAGCAGGTGAGCCAGATTTTCCTACACCCGAACCTATTGTAGAAGCTGCCATAGAAGCTATGAAAAAAAATCTAACCAAATATACCGATTCATCCGGTATTCCTGAACTCCGTGAAAAAATAGCATACCACATCTCAAAAAAATACTGCTTAAATTGCTCTGCCGATCAAATTGTTGTGAGCAATGGAGGAAAACAGGCCATTTTCAACACCCTCGCCGCGGTTCTGTCTGAAGGTGACGAGGTAATAATAATTGATCCATGCTGGGTAAGCTACGAACCAATGGTTTTGCTGCTTTCAGCCAAGGCTATCCATGTGAAAGCAAAAATTGAGGATGGCTTTTCTCCAAAAATCGACGAAATAGAGAAAGCCATAAGTTCAAAGACAAAGGCTATCATTATAAACACACCAAATAACCCCACGGGGGCTGTATATAGTGAAGAAACCCTGTCAAAAATATACGAGCTCGCAAAAAGACATGATCTGTTGATCATAAGCGACGAAGTTTACGAAACCCTGACTTATGATCAGGAGCATATTTCAATGCTAAAAATATCAAAAGGTGATAGAACGGTCCTCATAAACGGCTTTTCAAAATCTCACTCAATGACTGGATGGAGGATAGGTTATTTGATGGCCCCGGTGCAAATTGCAAAAGCTGCCGGGAAAGTTCAGGCTCATATTACCTCTAATATAAACACCATAACACAATACGCAGCCTTAAAGGCCTTCGATGTGGACGTTTCGTACATGCGAAAACGATTCAAAGAAAGAAGAGAGCTTGTGTGCAGCTTACTTTCAGAGATTGGTGTAAAATACTTCGAGCCAAAAGGAGCTTTTTATGTCATGATCGATGTTTCGGAATTTGGTAAAAACGATATAGATTTCTGTAAGGAGCTTCTGAATGACTATCATGTTGCGCTTGTTCCAGGATCTGCTTTCAATGCACCCGGTTTTGCAAGGCTTTCTTTTGCAACCTCAGAGGAAACTTTGAAAAAAGGCATAGAAAGGATCAAGAAATTCGCAGGAAGGTGA
- a CDS encoding thioredoxin family protein has translation MHIKKVLAVIFLFLSAVVFADILISNLEVAINLAKIEHKKLAIIFTTSSCPYCAKLKNETLTDETVRRLISANYVFAEAMFDYSRKTTAFGKEMTYSELFTKFQVNSVPMIWFFTQQATPIAYLPGYVDAQIFAKILRYVYQDIKEDFQQYIAKNDDFAGNPMILAVSPDEAEYVLKNDQNSIYIEDFPGEIDLYKIYITPDKNLAEKLVQNGVFRVLLVK, from the coding sequence ATGCACATAAAAAAGGTTCTGGCAGTAATTTTCTTATTTTTAAGCGCAGTCGTTTTTGCAGACATTTTGATTTCTAATCTGGAGGTTGCTATCAATCTGGCAAAAATTGAACACAAAAAATTAGCTATTATCTTCACAACATCATCATGCCCTTATTGTGCCAAATTGAAAAACGAGACACTTACCGATGAAACTGTCAGAAGATTGATCTCAGCAAATTACGTGTTTGCCGAAGCAATGTTTGATTACAGCAGGAAGACCACTGCTTTTGGCAAAGAAATGACTTATTCAGAGCTGTTCACAAAATTTCAGGTTAACAGCGTGCCAATGATCTGGTTTTTTACTCAGCAAGCAACGCCAATAGCATATTTACCTGGTTATGTCGATGCGCAAATCTTTGCCAAGATACTCAGATATGTTTATCAGGATATAAAAGAGGATTTTCAACAATATATTGCAAAAAACGATGATTTTGCTGGCAATCCAATGATATTGGCTGTTAGTCCTGATGAAGCTGAGTATGTTCTGAAAAATGATCAAAACTCCATCTATATCGAAGATTTTCCAGGCGAAATAGATCTGTATAAGATCTACATTACTCCAGATAAAAATCTGGCTGAGAAGCTTGTTCAAAATGGCGTTTTTAGAGTTCTTCTGGTAAAATAA
- a CDS encoding cytochrome c biogenesis CcdA family protein, giving the protein MGISVTQVDFITALTHGIISFFSPCVLPLIPAFIALILSEKGVKAFARIAGFLLGLSATFSLLGALSGLIGFLTNREITRYIAGSLIILMAIFFLMQIQLVKIKSFNFYRFKSGGFLSGIIIGIGIGLVWIPCASPVLASMLIIASAQGTMLKGSFLLFIYSLGISIPFLTIGSVISRVFSKISFSTPKWERFFRYLASAILVTIGLLIVTGKAFI; this is encoded by the coding sequence ATGGGAATATCTGTCACTCAGGTTGATTTCATAACAGCTCTTACACATGGAATAATTTCTTTCTTCAGTCCGTGCGTGCTACCACTGATTCCCGCCTTTATAGCCCTGATACTTTCTGAAAAAGGTGTTAAAGCATTTGCAAGGATTGCTGGCTTTTTGTTAGGTTTATCTGCAACTTTTTCCCTCTTGGGAGCTTTATCGGGGTTGATTGGGTTTCTAACAAATCGAGAAATTACAAGATATATAGCCGGCAGTCTAATAATTTTGATGGCGATATTTTTTCTGATGCAAATTCAACTTGTGAAAATTAAATCGTTTAATTTTTACCGCTTCAAATCTGGTGGTTTTCTATCAGGTATTATCATAGGCATCGGAATAGGATTGGTGTGGATACCGTGTGCAAGTCCGGTGCTTGCCTCAATGTTAATCATAGCTTCGGCACAGGGAACAATGCTTAAAGGTTCTTTTTTACTGTTTATATACTCCTTAGGAATATCGATACCTTTTTTGACAATTGGTAGTGTGATCTCGAGGGTTTTCTCAAAAATCAGTTTTTCAACACCAAAATGGGAAAGATTTTTTAGATATCTTGCTTCTGCAATACTCGTTACAATCGGCCTTTTGATAGTCACGGGCAAAGCATTTATATAA